A window from Thunnus albacares chromosome 19, fThuAlb1.1, whole genome shotgun sequence encodes these proteins:
- the LOC122970042 gene encoding gastrula zinc finger protein XlCGF57.1-like translates to MDRHREVLDVLSNPETKLRTEALPLDVRKVIVGEEEQQERSSSLDQEDPEPPHIKEEQEELWTSQEGEQLQGLQEADITKFTFTPVPVKTEDDEEKPQSSQLHQRQTEQIKTEADGEDCGGSEPARNSDPDRHLQSDTDGETSDSSEPNTDDSETETEDSDEWKETSEPQSGLKSHMSCNELKSFSCSECGKKFSQKGHLIIHRRIHTGEKPFSCSVCGKRLVCKGSLRRHMRIHTGEKPFSCSVCGKSYTQSGLKYHLKTHTGEKPFSCSVCGKRFVCEGSLRRHKRIHTGEKPFSCSVCGKRFLYKGSLRKHMRIHTGEKPFSCSVCGKSFTQSGLKYHLKTHTGEKPFSCSVCGKRFVCKGSLRRHKRIHTGENPFSCSVCGKRVNQKVTLQLHMRIHTGEKTFSCSECGKQFGFKRYLQGHMRIHTGEKPFSCSHCCFRFNKKGNLQRHMRIHSRETI, encoded by the exons ATGGACCGACACCGTGAAGTGCTGGATGTCCTTTCAAACCCTGAAACGAAGCTGCGAACAGAAG ctTTACCTTTAGATGTGCGAAAAGTGATTGTTGGTGAAGAagagcagcaggagaggagCTCCAGTCTGGACCAGGAGGACCCAGAACCCCCACACATtaaagaggagcaggaggaactCTGGACCAGTCAGGAAGGAGAGCAGCTTCAAGGGCTACAGGAGGCTGATATCACCAAGTTCACATTCACTCCTGTCCCTGTGAAGactgaagatgatgaagagaaacctcagtcctcacagcttcatcaaagacaaactgaacagattaaaacagaagctgatggagaGGACTGTGGAGGATCAGAACCAGCCAGGAACTCAGATCCAGATAGACATTTACAATCTGATACTGATGGCGAGACTTCAGACTCTTCTGAACCCAACACCGATGACAGTGAGACTGAGACCGAAGACAGTGATGAATGGAAGGAGACCAGTGAACCTCAGTCAGGTTTAAAGTCTCATATGAGTTGTAATGAGTTGAAATCATTCAGCTGCTCCGAGTGTGGTAAAAAGTTTAGCCAAAAGGGACACCTGATCATACACCGGAGAATTCACACAGGGGAGAAACCTTTCAGTTGCTCAGTTTGTGGTAAAAGATTAGTATGCAAGGGGTCTCTTAGGAGACATATGAgaattcacacaggagagaaaccatTCAGTTGCTCAGTTTGTGGTAAATCTTATACTCAGTCAGGTCTGAAATACCACCTTAAAactcacacaggagagaaaccctTTAGTTGCTCAGTTTGTGGTAAAAGATTTGTATGTGAGGGGTCTCTTAGGAGACATAAGAgaattcacacaggagagaaaccctTTAGTTGCTCAGTTTGTGGTAAAAGATTTTTATACAAAGGATCTCTTAGGAAACATATGAgaattcacacaggagagaaaccctTTAGTTGCTCAGTTTGTGGTAAATCTTTTACTCAGTCAGGACTGAAATACCACCTTAAAactcacacaggagagaaaccttTCAGTTGCTCAGTTTGTGGTAAAAGATTTGTATGCAAGGGGTCTCTTAGGAGGCATAAGAGAATTCACACAGGAGAAAACCCATTTAGTTGCTCAGTTTGTGGTAAAAGAGTCAACCAGAAGGTGACTCTGCAGCTACACATGAgaattcacacaggagagaagacATTTAGCTGCTCTGAATGTGGTAAACAATTTGGCTTCAAAAGATATCTCCAGGGACACATGAGAAtccacacaggagagaagccATTTAGCTGCTCCCATTGTTGTTTTAGATTCAACAAAAAGGGAAATCTGCAGAGACACATGAGAATCCATTCAAGAGAAACCATTTAG